One Arthrobacter sp. StoSoilB19 DNA window includes the following coding sequences:
- a CDS encoding sugar phosphate isomerase/epimerase and 4-hydroxyphenylpyruvate domain-containing protein, translating into MRTGIATVCLSGTLKEKMQACAIAGFDGIEIFEQDLVTSPLSPEDVRKLAADLGLGLDLYQPFRDFDGVSPDLLKANLRRAEAKFRLMARLGMDTILVCSNVATATIDDDGLRAEQLAQLANLAGDHGVKVAYEALAWGKYVNDYEHAYRLVEMVDHPNLGTCLDSFHILSRDWETAHIEAFNPEKIFFVQVADAPKLSMDVLSWSRHYRVFPGEGQFELAKFMGHVVRAGYTGPVSLEVFNDVFRQSDVERTAVDAMRSLIWLEEQSAKWLAGTEAAPGNGAALRRRYPMELATLPKVNEPAGFNFAEVKADDTAQLEKLLGQLGFAFEGRHRTKDVQLWTMGQARVIINEQAARHAEPAIAALGFDVDSPVIASARAQQLKAPVVARKVQADEEVFQGISAPDSTEIFLCQGSPDGTAAWTHEFGEGLEHPSAGASAVIDHVNLAQPWQHFDEAVLFYTSALALEPQPFAEVPSPSGLVRSQVMQTSDGAVRLVLNLAPIQQARSEVRKTYQEHIAFAVDDLVATARAARERGLEFLQIPANYYEDLDARFDLEPGFLATLQELNLLFDRDADGEFLHFYTATVGSVFFEMVERRGGYDGYGAPNAPVRHAVQYDSLHRTP; encoded by the coding sequence ATGCGCACCGGAATCGCCACTGTCTGCCTGTCCGGAACCCTCAAAGAGAAGATGCAGGCCTGCGCCATCGCAGGCTTCGACGGCATCGAGATCTTCGAGCAGGACCTGGTGACGTCCCCGCTGAGTCCCGAGGACGTCCGCAAGCTGGCCGCGGACCTGGGCCTTGGCCTGGATCTTTACCAGCCCTTCCGGGATTTTGACGGCGTCAGCCCGGACCTGCTGAAGGCCAACCTCCGCCGGGCCGAGGCCAAGTTCCGGCTCATGGCCCGCCTGGGCATGGACACCATCCTGGTCTGCTCCAACGTTGCCACCGCCACCATCGACGACGACGGCCTCCGCGCCGAGCAGCTGGCACAGCTTGCCAACCTGGCCGGCGACCACGGCGTCAAGGTGGCCTATGAAGCGCTTGCGTGGGGCAAGTACGTCAACGACTACGAGCATGCCTACCGGCTGGTGGAGATGGTTGACCATCCCAATCTGGGCACTTGCCTGGACTCCTTCCACATCCTCTCGCGGGACTGGGAAACCGCCCACATTGAGGCATTCAACCCGGAGAAGATCTTCTTCGTCCAGGTTGCGGACGCCCCCAAGCTCTCCATGGATGTGCTGTCCTGGAGCCGGCACTACCGGGTGTTCCCGGGCGAGGGCCAGTTTGAGCTGGCCAAGTTCATGGGCCACGTGGTCCGGGCCGGGTACACCGGACCCGTTTCGCTGGAAGTCTTCAATGACGTTTTCCGCCAGTCGGACGTGGAGCGGACGGCCGTGGATGCCATGCGGTCGCTCATCTGGCTTGAAGAACAGAGCGCCAAGTGGCTGGCCGGTACCGAAGCCGCACCAGGCAACGGAGCAGCGCTCCGCCGTCGTTACCCCATGGAACTTGCCACCCTGCCCAAGGTGAACGAACCCGCGGGCTTCAACTTTGCCGAGGTCAAGGCGGACGACACCGCGCAGCTGGAGAAACTCCTGGGCCAGCTGGGCTTCGCCTTCGAGGGCAGGCACCGCACCAAGGACGTCCAGCTGTGGACCATGGGCCAGGCCCGGGTGATCATCAACGAACAGGCGGCCCGGCATGCCGAGCCGGCCATTGCCGCACTGGGGTTCGACGTCGATTCCCCCGTGATTGCCTCGGCGCGCGCCCAGCAGCTCAAGGCCCCCGTGGTGGCCCGCAAGGTGCAGGCGGACGAGGAAGTCTTCCAGGGCATCTCCGCGCCCGATTCCACCGAGATCTTTCTCTGCCAGGGCAGCCCGGACGGCACGGCGGCGTGGACCCACGAGTTCGGGGAGGGGCTGGAACACCCGTCCGCCGGAGCCAGTGCCGTGATCGACCACGTCAACCTTGCCCAGCCGTGGCAGCACTTCGACGAAGCTGTCCTCTTCTACACCAGCGCCCTGGCCCTGGAGCCGCAGCCGTTCGCGGAGGTGCCAAGCCCCAGCGGGCTGGTGCGCTCGCAGGTCATGCAGACCTCCGACGGCGCGGTGCGGCTGGTGCTCAACCTCGCCCCCATCCAGCAGGCACGGAGCGAGGTCCGCAAGACCTACCAGGAGCACATCGCCTTTGCCGTGGACGACCTCGTGGCCACAGCCCGGGCAGCCCGGGAACGGGGCCTGGAATTCCTGCAGATCCCGGCCAACTACTACGAGGACCTGGACGCCCGGTTCGACCTGGAGCCTGGGTTCCTGGCCACCCTGCAGGAGCTGAACCTGCTGTTCGACCGCGACGCCGACGGCGAATTCCTGCACTTCTACACCGCCACCGTGGGCAGCGTGTTCTTCGAAATGGTGGAACGCCGCGGCGGTTACGACGGCTACGGCGCCCCCAATGCTCCGGTGCGCCACGCCGTCCAGTACGACTCGCTGCACCGCACGCCTTAG
- a CDS encoding MFS transporter, with protein MSQTLPSAGAGALTRAGTPRKAALASFLGSAVEYYDFFIFGSAAALIFPKVFFPDADTNAAIMSFATFGFAYVARPVGAIILGHFGDRVGRRKVLMFTLLLMGASTFVIGCLPDFHTVGWWAPVLLVLARLCQGLSAAGEQAGASSMTLEHAPDNQRSFFTSWTLTGTQGGQILAALVFIPVLALPDEIKYGIGWRVPFWLSAVVVMVAFFIRRTLHEPPAFEEAQKNAQISKLPVADLLKGHWRDVLRVVACAFIAAVSTVFGTLAISYAKTVAGVDGTTTLWLVVGANLVALGTQPLFGKLADRIGRKPVFIYGAVASAILTPLFLLSLESHSIPLMFVAAIGFFSFGYAASNAVWPSFYAEMFSTKVRFSGLAIGTQLGFLMAGFAPAIVAAMGGIQAGGWVQISIFTAIICAIAAVSALTAKESFRTPTNLLGVK; from the coding sequence ATGAGCCAGACACTTCCGTCCGCCGGGGCGGGTGCCCTCACCCGTGCCGGGACGCCCAGGAAAGCAGCCCTCGCCAGCTTCCTGGGCAGCGCCGTCGAATACTACGACTTCTTCATCTTCGGATCCGCTGCGGCGCTGATCTTCCCCAAGGTCTTCTTCCCCGATGCAGACACCAACGCTGCCATCATGTCCTTCGCCACCTTCGGCTTCGCCTACGTGGCACGTCCCGTGGGCGCCATCATCCTGGGCCACTTCGGCGACCGGGTGGGCCGCCGGAAGGTCCTGATGTTTACCCTGCTGCTCATGGGCGCGTCGACGTTCGTGATCGGCTGCCTCCCCGACTTCCACACGGTCGGCTGGTGGGCCCCGGTCCTGCTGGTGCTGGCCCGCCTGTGCCAGGGCCTCTCCGCCGCCGGTGAGCAGGCCGGCGCCTCGTCCATGACCCTGGAGCACGCTCCGGACAACCAGCGTTCCTTCTTTACGTCCTGGACCCTCACCGGTACCCAGGGCGGCCAGATCCTCGCCGCCCTGGTCTTCATCCCCGTCCTGGCCCTGCCGGATGAGATCAAGTACGGCATCGGCTGGCGCGTCCCGTTCTGGCTCAGCGCCGTCGTGGTCATGGTTGCCTTCTTCATCCGCCGCACGCTGCACGAGCCGCCGGCCTTCGAGGAAGCGCAGAAGAACGCCCAGATCTCCAAGCTCCCGGTGGCCGACCTCCTCAAGGGCCACTGGCGCGACGTCCTGCGTGTTGTCGCCTGCGCCTTCATTGCCGCCGTCTCCACCGTCTTCGGCACCCTGGCCATCAGCTACGCCAAGACCGTGGCCGGAGTGGACGGCACCACCACCCTGTGGCTCGTCGTCGGGGCCAACCTGGTGGCCCTGGGCACCCAGCCGCTCTTCGGGAAGCTCGCGGACAGGATCGGCCGCAAGCCCGTCTTCATTTACGGCGCCGTGGCCAGCGCAATCCTCACCCCGCTGTTCCTGCTCAGCCTGGAATCCCACAGCATCCCGTTGATGTTCGTTGCAGCCATCGGCTTCTTCTCCTTCGGCTACGCCGCCTCCAACGCCGTGTGGCCGTCCTTCTACGCCGAGATGTTCAGCACCAAGGTCCGCTTCTCCGGCCTGGCCATCGGCACCCAGCTCGGGTTCCTGATGGCTGGCTTCGCCCCGGCCATTGTGGCTGCCATGGGCGGCATCCAGGCGGGCGGCTGGGTCCAGATCAGCATCTTCACCGCCATCATCTGCGCCAT
- a CDS encoding shikimate dehydrogenase, with product MSIRTESYLVGLVGDGVTPSLTPPMHEREGDVQGLRYLYRPIDLLELGLAGESVGSILQSARTLGFNGLNITHPCKQLVLEYLDEISPDARRLGAVNTVVIRDGRFIGYNTDFSGFAAALASGLPGASLDRVVQLGAGGAGSAVAYALLTAGVRTLHLVDVDPGRAAARAAELQGFFPDSTVTAGTTAELPQLMRVADGLVHCTPVGMAAHPGVPLDLDLLESRHWVADIVYRPIDTELVRGARAKGCDVLDGGRMAVGQAADAFRIFTGLDADPDRMRAHFLELVAAEEVAA from the coding sequence ATGAGTATTCGAACTGAGTCCTACCTCGTGGGACTGGTTGGAGACGGTGTCACGCCGTCGCTCACGCCGCCCATGCACGAACGGGAAGGTGACGTGCAGGGCCTGCGTTACCTCTACCGCCCCATCGACCTCCTGGAGCTGGGACTGGCGGGCGAGTCCGTCGGCAGCATCCTGCAGAGCGCCCGGACGCTGGGCTTCAATGGGTTGAACATCACCCATCCCTGCAAGCAGCTGGTCCTGGAGTACCTTGACGAAATCTCCCCGGACGCCCGCCGCCTGGGCGCCGTCAACACCGTGGTGATCCGGGACGGCCGCTTCATCGGCTACAACACCGACTTCTCCGGCTTCGCCGCGGCACTGGCTTCCGGCCTCCCCGGGGCGTCGCTGGACCGCGTGGTCCAGCTCGGTGCCGGCGGTGCCGGATCTGCCGTCGCCTACGCCCTGCTGACCGCCGGCGTCAGGACCCTGCACCTGGTGGACGTGGACCCGGGACGCGCGGCAGCCCGGGCCGCCGAGCTCCAGGGCTTCTTCCCGGACAGCACCGTCACGGCAGGTACGACGGCGGAGCTGCCGCAGCTGATGCGCGTGGCCGACGGCCTGGTGCACTGCACCCCCGTGGGGATGGCCGCCCACCCCGGCGTGCCGCTGGACCTGGACCTGCTGGAGTCCCGGCACTGGGTGGCGGATATCGTCTACCGCCCCATCGACACGGAACTGGTCCGCGGCGCCCGGGCCAAGGGCTGCGACGTCCTGGACGGCGGCCGGATGGCCGTGGGCCAGGCCGCGGACGCGTTCCGGATCTTCACCGGGCTGGACGCGGACCCGGACCGCATGCGCGCCCACTTCCTGGAGCTCGTGGCAGCGGAAGAGGTGGCTGCCTGA
- a CDS encoding IclR family transcriptional regulator, which yields MPPEAKVGARPAERTDMVGKALGLLVLLGDEPRGASAAEISRRAELPFSTTYRLLGSLTRDGFVDYEPDGRRYHLGLRIFQLGQRVSNHHGFAGTAMPILRRVTEQTGEATILSVRDGLHHLTVSKVDGPQIFRVTSDPGHLGSLSTTAVGKALVAFAEDAERERLLAELPLEALTARSITDRDAFRAEIEEVRRRGYAVMDEENEAGMRAVAVPLLNSQGHAFASLATAVPVFRLSLEELEAHVPVLVDAAAELAARLPQRG from the coding sequence ATGCCCCCGGAGGCGAAGGTTGGCGCGCGTCCTGCGGAACGCACGGACATGGTGGGCAAGGCCCTGGGCCTGCTTGTCCTCCTGGGGGACGAACCCCGCGGTGCCAGCGCCGCGGAAATTTCCCGCCGCGCGGAACTGCCGTTCAGCACAACCTACCGGCTGCTCGGATCCCTGACCCGTGACGGCTTTGTTGACTACGAGCCGGACGGCCGCCGCTACCACCTGGGCCTGCGCATCTTCCAGCTGGGCCAGCGGGTCTCCAACCACCACGGTTTCGCGGGCACTGCCATGCCCATCCTGCGCCGGGTGACCGAGCAGACCGGGGAAGCCACCATCCTCAGCGTCCGGGACGGCCTGCACCACCTCACCGTCAGCAAGGTGGACGGGCCGCAGATCTTCCGCGTCACCAGCGATCCGGGCCACCTGGGCTCCTTGTCCACCACTGCCGTCGGCAAGGCCCTGGTGGCATTCGCCGAGGATGCGGAACGGGAGCGGCTGCTCGCGGAACTCCCGCTCGAGGCGCTCACCGCCCGCTCCATCACCGACCGGGACGCGTTCCGGGCGGAAATCGAGGAGGTGCGCCGCCGCGGCTACGCGGTCATGGATGAGGAGAACGAGGCCGGCATGCGTGCCGTGGCGGTGCCCCTGCTCAACAGCCAGGGCCACGCCTTTGCCTCCCTGGCGACGGCCGTTCCGGTCTTCCGCCTGAGCCTCGAGGAGCTGGAGGCCCACGTCCCCGTCCTGGTCGATGCGGCAGCCGAGTTGGCTGCACGCCTTCCGCAGCGCGGCTAA